A window of the Salegentibacter mishustinae genome harbors these coding sequences:
- a CDS encoding fructosamine kinase family protein, with translation MLENNILNKIAEENNLNNTKFSRLTGGDINDVFLITSEEKKQVVKINNAEKFPGMFEAEKAGLEALQKSKVIDVPNVLGMGEIENTSYLLLEYKESAVKSSTFWTDFGKQMANLHKTTSEEFGFHQDNYIGSLPQQNNASASAADFYISERLDPQLKMAKDKGYDLGVTRSFFSNISAIIPDEKPALIHGDLWGGNYLVNGNGDPCLIDPATAFAPREMDLSMMQLFGGFDKELFNSYKKEFPLESGFEERIPLWQLYYLLVHLNLFGAGYKAQVTSIIKQFS, from the coding sequence ATGTTAGAAAATAACATTCTCAATAAAATAGCTGAAGAAAATAACCTAAACAACACAAAATTTAGCCGACTAACCGGTGGGGATATCAATGATGTTTTCCTAATTACCTCGGAAGAGAAAAAGCAGGTAGTAAAAATAAATAATGCTGAAAAGTTCCCTGGAATGTTTGAAGCAGAAAAAGCCGGTCTGGAAGCTCTTCAAAAATCAAAAGTAATTGATGTTCCTAATGTTTTGGGAATGGGTGAAATTGAAAATACTTCATATTTACTTTTGGAATATAAAGAGAGCGCCGTCAAATCCTCTACTTTCTGGACAGATTTTGGTAAGCAAATGGCTAATTTGCATAAAACCACTTCAGAAGAATTCGGATTTCATCAGGATAATTACATTGGTAGCCTTCCACAACAAAATAATGCTTCGGCCTCAGCAGCCGACTTTTATATTTCTGAACGTTTGGATCCACAGTTAAAAATGGCAAAAGATAAAGGCTATGATCTTGGTGTCACTAGATCTTTTTTCAGCAATATTTCAGCAATAATTCCAGATGAAAAACCCGCGCTAATTCACGGTGATCTTTGGGGCGGTAATTATTTAGTTAATGGAAATGGCGATCCCTGCCTAATAGATCCTGCTACAGCTTTTGCTCCGCGTGAAATGGACCTTTCAATGATGCAACTTTTTGGCGGATTTGATAAGGAATTATTTAATAGCTACAAAAAGGAATTTCCTTTAGAATCGGGTTTTGAAGAACGAATTCCGCTTTGGCAGCTTTACTATTTATTGGTTCATCTTAATCTTTTTGGTGCCGGATATAAAGCGCAGGTGACCAGTATTATTAAGCAATTCAGTTAA
- a CDS encoding DegT/DnrJ/EryC1/StrS family aminotransferase produces the protein MKKIQMVDLKGQYEGIKDQVNTSFQEVIENAAFINGPEVQQFQKDLEDYLQVKNVIPCANGTDALQIAMMGLGLKPGDEVITADFTFAATVEVIALLQLTPVLVDVEPDTFNIDPEAIKKAITPKTKAIVPVHLFGQVANMDAIMEIAEEHNLYVIEDNAQAIGGNYHAKSGKTYKTGAIGHIGATSFFPSKNLGCYGDGGAIFTNDDKLAHTIRGIVNHGMYERYHHDVVGVNSRLDSLQAAVLRAKLPKLDLYNEARKKAANLYNDAFKDEAHIETPYRIGDCDTHVYHQYTLKIKNGKRDALAKHLQEKGIPFGIYYPIPLHQQKAYVDSRYNEADFPVTNQLVQEVLSLPMHTELDNEQIDYITGTIKEFLNS, from the coding sequence ATGAAAAAGATACAAATGGTTGACCTTAAGGGTCAATATGAGGGCATAAAAGATCAGGTGAATACTTCTTTTCAGGAAGTTATAGAGAATGCAGCATTTATTAATGGTCCTGAAGTTCAGCAATTTCAGAAAGATTTAGAAGATTATCTACAGGTTAAAAATGTTATTCCCTGTGCAAATGGTACCGATGCCCTGCAAATAGCAATGATGGGTCTTGGTTTAAAACCGGGAGACGAAGTTATAACCGCCGATTTTACTTTTGCGGCAACCGTTGAGGTGATAGCGCTTCTTCAACTAACACCGGTTTTGGTAGATGTGGAACCAGATACCTTCAACATAGATCCGGAAGCGATTAAAAAAGCAATTACTCCTAAAACCAAAGCAATCGTTCCTGTTCATCTTTTTGGCCAGGTTGCTAATATGGATGCAATCATGGAGATTGCCGAAGAACATAACTTATATGTAATAGAGGATAATGCACAAGCCATTGGTGGAAATTATCACGCTAAAAGCGGAAAAACTTATAAAACGGGAGCTATTGGCCATATTGGTGCCACTTCATTTTTTCCGTCTAAAAATTTAGGTTGTTACGGTGATGGCGGTGCGATTTTTACAAACGATGATAAACTGGCGCATACTATTCGAGGTATTGTAAATCACGGAATGTACGAGCGTTATCATCACGATGTAGTAGGAGTAAATTCTCGATTAGATAGTTTACAGGCAGCTGTTTTACGAGCAAAACTTCCAAAACTAGACTTATACAACGAGGCCCGTAAAAAAGCGGCTAATCTTTATAATGATGCCTTCAAAGATGAAGCTCATATAGAAACTCCATACAGAATAGGAGATTGTGATACACACGTTTATCATCAATATACTTTAAAGATTAAAAATGGAAAGCGTGATGCTTTGGCAAAGCACCTGCAAGAGAAAGGCATCCCTTTCGGAATATACTATCCAATCCCATTACACCAGCAGAAGGCTTATGTAGATTCCAGGTATAATGAGGCCGATTTCCCGGTAACTAATCAACTGGTTCAGGAAGTGCTTTCCCTTCCTATGCATACCGAACTGGATAATGAACAAATTGATTATATTACGGGAACAATCAAAGAATTTTTAAACTCTTAA
- a CDS encoding 3-deoxy-D-manno-octulosonic acid transferase — translation MKPLYNIATKIAEKALPLAGRFNEKLKLFTEGRKSVFSELEEKINPNKEYLWFHAASLGEFEQALPIIEEIKKEFPKCKILVTFFSPSGYENKKNHPLADVITYLPLDTRKNAKRFLELVKPKIAFFIKYEIWPNFMAEIKKQNIKSLLISGAFRENQIYFKPYGGFMRKALQTFDHIFVQNEASIALLKNIGFNNTTLSGDTRFDRVSRQIQYDNKLEFAENFIDKKTCLVAGSTWPEDEEIIVPFINQTSEKLKVIIAPHEIKEEKINALEQKIKKKAIRYSQRESRDLESYDVLILDTIGLLGKIYSYANIAYVGGAAGTTGLHNILEPATFGIPVIIGENYKKFPEAARLRQLAGLYSVANAEEFSSITNKLITDKHFRDKTGMIAGHFINSNTGATRSVMNYLKTLPDFI, via the coding sequence TTGAAACCACTTTACAACATAGCGACGAAAATTGCCGAAAAAGCCCTCCCTTTGGCCGGCAGATTTAATGAAAAGCTCAAATTATTTACCGAAGGCCGTAAATCGGTTTTTAGTGAACTGGAAGAGAAAATCAATCCTAACAAAGAATATCTTTGGTTTCATGCTGCATCGTTGGGAGAGTTTGAACAGGCTTTGCCTATTATTGAAGAGATAAAAAAAGAATTCCCAAAATGTAAAATCCTGGTGACTTTTTTTTCTCCTTCGGGCTATGAAAACAAGAAGAACCATCCGCTGGCAGATGTCATCACCTATCTCCCGCTGGATACCAGGAAGAATGCAAAACGATTTCTGGAGCTTGTAAAACCAAAAATTGCATTTTTTATTAAATATGAAATCTGGCCAAATTTTATGGCCGAGATAAAAAAGCAAAACATTAAAAGCTTATTGATCTCTGGAGCTTTTAGAGAAAACCAGATCTATTTTAAGCCTTATGGCGGTTTTATGCGAAAAGCCCTCCAAACTTTTGATCATATTTTTGTACAAAATGAAGCATCAATCGCGCTTCTTAAAAATATTGGCTTCAACAATACTACACTAAGTGGTGATACGCGGTTTGATCGGGTTTCGAGACAAATTCAGTATGACAATAAACTGGAATTTGCTGAAAATTTTATTGATAAAAAAACCTGCTTAGTAGCCGGAAGTACCTGGCCGGAAGATGAAGAAATTATAGTTCCTTTTATTAATCAAACTTCAGAAAAATTAAAAGTTATCATCGCTCCACACGAAATAAAAGAAGAAAAGATAAATGCGCTGGAGCAAAAAATTAAAAAGAAAGCTATTCGCTATTCTCAAAGAGAAAGTCGAGACCTGGAAAGTTATGATGTATTAATATTAGATACTATTGGGCTGCTGGGGAAAATATACAGTTATGCGAATATTGCATATGTAGGCGGTGCCGCCGGTACTACCGGGCTTCATAATATCCTGGAACCTGCTACTTTTGGAATTCCGGTGATAATAGGAGAAAATTATAAAAAATTCCCTGAAGCTGCCAGGCTCCGGCAACTAGCCGGCTTATATTCGGTAGCTAATGCTGAAGAATTTTCTAGCATCACTAATAAACTCATTACCGATAAACATTTTAGAGATAAAACAGGAATGATCGCCGGGCATTTTATTAATAGTAATACCGGAGCTACCCGCAGCGTAATGAATTACTTAAAGACTTTACCTGACTTTATCTGA
- a CDS encoding 2TM domain-containing protein: MQIVNENCKFGIDTKVLLIMFSKKKNTSKLDAEQRELYENARKRTLQKKRLFQHFIIFLIGAVFFIVLNVVIGYQENFMPLGYNWFVWAVLIWAFILLAHVFNVFVTNKFLGKEWKDRQMAKLVQKQKEKIAEMQKQVEKDFPANTPQKKTTSEPANNPELKSGNERFKPKTNDPDKPNQPYNT; this comes from the coding sequence GTGCAAATTGTTAACGAAAACTGTAAATTTGGAATAGACACTAAAGTACTTCTAATTATGTTTTCTAAAAAGAAAAACACTTCCAAACTCGATGCAGAACAGCGCGAACTCTATGAAAATGCTCGTAAACGTACCCTCCAAAAAAAGAGGTTGTTCCAGCATTTTATTATTTTTCTTATTGGCGCCGTATTCTTCATTGTTTTGAACGTAGTGATTGGTTACCAGGAAAATTTTATGCCTCTGGGCTATAATTGGTTTGTCTGGGCAGTCTTAATCTGGGCCTTTATACTGCTGGCCCACGTTTTTAATGTTTTTGTTACCAATAAATTTTTAGGAAAAGAATGGAAAGACAGGCAAATGGCTAAACTGGTGCAGAAGCAAAAGGAAAAAATCGCTGAAATGCAAAAGCAGGTAGAGAAAGATTTTCCTGCAAATACACCTCAGAAAAAAACTACGTCGGAACCGGCAAATAATCCTGAATTAAAATCAGGAAACGAGCGATTTAAACCTAAAACCAACGATCCAGACAAACCGAATCAACCTTACAATACTTAG
- a CDS encoding aminotransferase class V-fold PLP-dependent enzyme → MENLRKGFPVLEQYTYLNTAASGLLPESVWEFRQNHDLDFLLGGSVFKEKQADILTETRELVGEFFNCVPSQVALVPNFSYGFNTLLEGLDKPQKALLLKNDYPSLNWAMESRNFEISYAEIDQNLEKNIAEAFENQQPDFFAFSIVQYINGIKIDLDFIKKLKQKYPETLFFADGTQFCGTEEFNFEESGLDVLICSTYKWLNAGYGNAFMLFKKEVEGKIAPKALGFGSLQGKYKAHQGNFIEKFEPGHQDTLNYGSLAEALKLMKKIGIGEISSTIESLSVTAKSEFKKMNLLEESVIKRKTHSSIFNIKGGEKLFQYLKSKNIIISQRGEGIRVSFHYFNTEKELDFLIKELKKFGV, encoded by the coding sequence ATGGAGAATTTAAGAAAAGGCTTTCCCGTTTTAGAGCAGTATACTTACTTAAATACGGCTGCTTCGGGTTTACTGCCAGAATCGGTTTGGGAGTTCAGACAAAATCATGACCTTGATTTTCTACTTGGCGGAAGTGTATTTAAAGAGAAACAAGCAGATATTTTAACCGAAACACGTGAATTGGTTGGAGAATTTTTTAACTGTGTACCGTCTCAGGTGGCTTTGGTACCCAATTTTTCCTACGGATTTAATACCTTATTAGAAGGACTTGATAAACCTCAAAAAGCACTATTGCTAAAAAATGATTATCCCTCGCTAAACTGGGCCATGGAATCCAGAAATTTTGAAATTTCTTATGCTGAAATTGACCAAAATCTGGAAAAAAATATAGCTGAAGCTTTCGAAAATCAACAACCCGATTTTTTTGCTTTTAGCATTGTGCAGTATATCAACGGTATAAAAATAGACCTTGATTTTATAAAAAAGCTAAAGCAAAAATATCCCGAAACTTTATTTTTCGCTGACGGAACCCAGTTTTGCGGCACCGAAGAATTTAATTTTGAAGAAAGCGGACTTGATGTGCTTATTTGCAGTACTTATAAGTGGTTGAACGCCGGGTATGGGAATGCCTTTATGCTGTTTAAAAAGGAAGTGGAAGGCAAAATAGCGCCAAAAGCGCTCGGATTTGGTTCGTTACAGGGGAAATATAAGGCTCATCAAGGTAATTTTATCGAAAAATTTGAACCCGGGCACCAGGACACTTTAAACTACGGAAGCTTAGCCGAAGCTTTAAAATTGATGAAAAAAATTGGGATAGGTGAGATTTCCTCAACAATTGAATCTTTAAGTGTCACGGCGAAAAGTGAATTCAAAAAAATGAATTTATTAGAAGAAAGCGTGATAAAACGAAAAACACATTCTTCTATCTTTAACATCAAAGGAGGAGAAAAGTTATTCCAATATTTAAAGAGTAAAAACATTATTATATCCCAGCGAGGAGAGGGCATACGTGTTAGTTTTCACTATTTTAATACTGAAAAGGAACTGGATTTTCTGATAAAGGAATTAAAGAAATTCGGTGTTTAA
- a CDS encoding dihydrofolate reductase, with translation MITMIAAAAENNALGKDQDLVWHLPDDFKRFKKLTTGHHIIMGRKTFETFPKPLPNRTHIIITRKDNYLKKDATVVSSLEKALEFAKNDEQPFIIGGGEIYKLGMEVADKIELTRVHGTFDADTFFPEIDEEKWKLVAEEFHPKDEKHDYAFTYLTYVRK, from the coding sequence ATGATTACAATGATTGCCGCTGCAGCGGAAAATAATGCCCTTGGAAAAGACCAGGATCTGGTTTGGCACTTACCGGACGATTTTAAACGTTTTAAAAAACTTACTACGGGGCATCATATAATAATGGGTAGGAAAACCTTTGAAACTTTCCCAAAACCACTTCCAAACCGCACACATATTATAATTACAAGAAAAGATAATTACCTAAAAAAGGACGCTACGGTTGTTTCTTCGTTAGAAAAAGCACTGGAATTTGCTAAAAATGATGAGCAGCCTTTTATTATTGGTGGTGGAGAAATTTATAAATTAGGAATGGAAGTAGCTGATAAAATTGAACTTACCAGGGTTCACGGGACTTTTGATGCCGATACTTTTTTTCCTGAAATAGATGAGGAAAAATGGAAATTAGTAGCTGAAGAATTTCACCCGAAAGACGAAAAACACGATTACGCCTTTACTTACCTTACCTATGTTAGAAAATAA
- the fabD gene encoding ACP S-malonyltransferase, producing MKAYIFPGQGAQFSGMGLDLFENSAEAQELFKKANAILGFSITDIMFEGSAEDLKQTKVTQPAVFLHSVILSKVMGEDFKPDMVAGHSLGEFSALVANNTLSFEDGLKLVYKRAMAMQQACELEPSTMAAVLGLEDEVVEAVCAETEGTVVAANYNCPGQLVISGDVKSVEAACETLKERGAKRAMILPVGGAFHSPLMEPARKELAAAIENTTFHTPTCPIYQNVSTFAVTDPEEIKKNLVFQLTAPVKWTQSVQNMIIDGATIFTEVGPGKVLQGLVKKIDRKMETASASI from the coding sequence ATGAAAGCATATATTTTCCCAGGTCAGGGAGCGCAGTTTTCAGGGATGGGGTTAGACCTTTTCGAAAATTCTGCTGAAGCACAGGAACTTTTCAAGAAAGCCAATGCAATTTTAGGCTTTTCAATTACCGATATAATGTTTGAAGGCTCTGCAGAAGACCTAAAACAAACCAAAGTTACTCAACCGGCGGTTTTTCTTCATTCGGTTATTTTGAGTAAAGTTATGGGCGAAGATTTTAAACCTGATATGGTAGCGGGTCACTCGCTAGGTGAATTCTCAGCACTTGTAGCAAACAATACGCTTTCTTTTGAAGATGGTTTGAAATTAGTTTATAAACGTGCTATGGCTATGCAGCAGGCTTGCGAATTAGAACCTTCTACAATGGCCGCCGTTCTTGGTCTTGAAGATGAAGTTGTAGAAGCCGTTTGTGCTGAAACAGAAGGAACCGTAGTGGCTGCAAATTATAACTGCCCCGGGCAATTAGTAATTTCGGGTGACGTAAAATCTGTGGAAGCGGCCTGCGAAACCTTGAAAGAACGCGGAGCAAAACGAGCTATGATCCTGCCGGTTGGAGGTGCTTTTCATTCCCCTTTAATGGAACCTGCCAGAAAAGAATTAGCTGCAGCTATAGAGAACACTACCTTCCATACACCTACCTGCCCTATTTACCAAAACGTAAGTACGTTTGCGGTAACCGATCCAGAGGAAATAAAGAAAAACCTTGTTTTTCAATTAACAGCACCGGTAAAATGGACACAAAGTGTTCAAAATATGATAATAGATGGCGCTACCATTTTTACTGAAGTAGGCCCCGGAAAGGTTTTACAAGGTCTTGTAAAGAAAATAGACCGAAAGATGGAGACTGCTTCAGCTTCTATATAG
- a CDS encoding pyridoxamine 5'-phosphate oxidase family protein produces the protein MSTENLNKDEALDKMKSMVKDIQTCMFVTDFGNKPLSAVPMTTKEVDKEGNIWFFSRLDSDHNGDIAKDNDVQLLYSDTSDMEFISIYGKASIETNEGVLKEFYHKMDDAWFDGVDDPNLTAIKVVPKEAYFWDNKQNKFVTFLKIGASAVTGDKKDIGEKGKLNL, from the coding sequence ATGAGTACTGAAAATTTGAATAAAGACGAAGCTTTAGATAAAATGAAGTCAATGGTAAAAGACATACAAACCTGTATGTTCGTTACAGATTTTGGCAACAAACCCTTAAGTGCCGTACCAATGACTACTAAAGAGGTAGATAAAGAAGGAAATATCTGGTTCTTTAGCAGGCTGGATAGCGACCATAATGGAGATATCGCCAAAGATAATGATGTTCAACTTCTATATAGTGATACTTCAGATATGGAATTTATAAGTATCTATGGTAAAGCGAGCATTGAAACCAATGAAGGGGTATTAAAAGAATTTTACCATAAAATGGATGATGCCTGGTTTGATGGCGTAGATGACCCTAATTTAACCGCTATAAAAGTAGTTCCTAAAGAAGCTTATTTTTGGGATAATAAGCAGAACAAATTTGTGACTTTCCTAAAAATAGGAGCCTCAGCAGTAACTGGAGATAAAAAAGATATTGGAGAAAAAGGTAAACTAAATCTTTAA
- a CDS encoding L-histidine N(alpha)-methyltransferase, translated as MKTTPTTFQTAFEEDVYKGLTSFPKYLLSKYIYDQKGDKLFQQIMAMPEYYLTNCELNILKHHKAAIADIINKEGGFDLIELGAGDGKKTKVLLQHLVDKQYDFNYLPIDISQNVLEELESSLKNEIPEVNVKIQQGTYFKTLENLADYSNRRKVILVLGSNIGNLLHENAIEFLKNIQEAMTVEDKLFMGFDQKKDPQKILDAYNDETGITEAFNKNLLARINKELDADFNLENFKHWEVYDPESGTAKSYLVSKVQQKVAINKLELEVHFDAWESIHTEISQKYDDAVVEWLAEEAGLEIQTSFQDNENCYKNYIFRKKN; from the coding sequence ATGAAAACCACACCAACTACGTTTCAAACGGCTTTTGAGGAAGACGTTTATAAAGGCCTAACCAGCTTTCCTAAATATCTGCTTTCCAAATATATTTATGATCAAAAAGGCGATAAGCTTTTTCAGCAAATAATGGCCATGCCGGAGTATTACCTCACCAATTGTGAGCTAAATATCCTAAAACATCATAAAGCAGCAATTGCCGATATTATTAACAAAGAAGGCGGCTTTGATCTTATTGAACTTGGTGCCGGGGATGGTAAAAAGACGAAGGTCCTTCTCCAACATCTGGTAGATAAACAATACGATTTTAATTATTTACCTATTGATATTAGTCAGAATGTTTTGGAAGAGCTGGAAAGCTCTTTAAAGAATGAGATACCCGAAGTGAATGTAAAAATTCAACAGGGAACTTATTTTAAAACCCTGGAAAACCTAGCCGATTACAGCAATCGCAGAAAAGTGATCTTAGTACTGGGTTCTAACATTGGTAATCTTTTACACGAAAATGCCATTGAATTTCTTAAGAATATTCAGGAAGCAATGACTGTTGAAGACAAGCTTTTCATGGGCTTTGACCAGAAAAAAGATCCACAAAAGATTCTGGACGCTTATAATGATGAAACAGGTATTACCGAAGCTTTTAATAAGAATTTACTGGCTAGAATAAATAAAGAACTAGATGCCGATTTTAATTTAGAAAATTTCAAACACTGGGAAGTTTACGATCCCGAAAGTGGAACTGCCAAAAGCTACCTGGTAAGCAAGGTTCAGCAAAAAGTAGCGATCAATAAGTTAGAGCTGGAAGTGCATTTTGATGCCTGGGAAAGCATACATACCGAAATTTCACAGAAATACGATGATGCCGTGGTAGAATGGCTGGCCGAAGAGGCAGGACTAGAAATTCAAACCAGTTTTCAGGATAATGAGAACTGCTATAAAAATTATATTTTCAGGAAGAAAAATTAA
- a CDS encoding metal-dependent hydrolase family protein: MKKLLIFCFGILLSAGLQAQDLYIQTGKLVDTKSGKVLTEKTIIVSEERIKSVENGFVNPKSEKDSVIDLRDKTVLPGLTDMHVHLESETNPQKYMERFINDPVDAAFNSVGFAKTTLMAGFTTVRELGGSGVNIALRDAIDQGKIPGPRIITAGKSLATTGGHADPTNGMNSELTGNPGPKEGVVNGPEDAAKAVRQRYKNGADLIKITATGGVLSVAKSSSNPQFTEEEIRAIVKTANDYDFHVAAHAHGDEGMQRAIRAGVKTIEHGTKMSEETMDLMKEYDAYLVPTITAGKEVTQNAEIENYYPALVVPKAREIGPQIQGMFERAYKRGVGIAFGTDAGVFKHGENAREFVYMTEAGMPAMEAIQSATITAAKILKKENEIGQIAEGFYADIIAVDEDPTENIETLKDVKFVMKEGKIYKK; the protein is encoded by the coding sequence ATGAAAAAACTTTTAATCTTTTGCTTCGGAATATTATTATCTGCCGGGCTTCAGGCTCAGGATTTATATATACAGACCGGGAAGTTGGTAGACACCAAATCTGGGAAAGTCTTAACGGAAAAAACTATTATCGTTTCTGAAGAAAGGATTAAAAGTGTGGAGAATGGATTTGTGAATCCGAAAAGCGAAAAAGACTCTGTAATCGATCTTCGTGATAAAACAGTGCTACCGGGATTAACAGATATGCACGTTCACCTGGAAAGTGAAACCAATCCTCAAAAATATATGGAGCGGTTTATAAATGATCCGGTAGATGCCGCCTTTAACTCGGTAGGCTTTGCTAAAACAACCTTAATGGCTGGTTTTACCACAGTGAGAGAATTAGGAGGTAGTGGCGTAAATATTGCGCTTCGCGATGCAATTGATCAGGGAAAAATTCCCGGGCCTAGAATCATTACTGCGGGAAAATCCCTGGCTACAACCGGAGGTCACGCCGATCCTACAAACGGGATGAATAGTGAACTAACCGGAAATCCAGGGCCAAAAGAAGGGGTGGTGAACGGGCCGGAAGATGCGGCTAAGGCGGTACGCCAGCGTTATAAAAATGGAGCCGATTTAATAAAGATTACAGCTACGGGCGGAGTTTTGAGTGTTGCGAAAAGCAGTTCTAATCCACAGTTTACCGAAGAAGAAATAAGAGCTATCGTAAAGACAGCTAATGATTATGATTTTCACGTTGCTGCCCACGCTCACGGCGATGAGGGAATGCAACGTGCTATTAGAGCCGGCGTGAAAACTATTGAGCATGGTACGAAAATGAGCGAAGAAACAATGGATTTGATGAAAGAATATGATGCTTATTTGGTGCCTACTATTACAGCGGGGAAAGAAGTGACGCAAAATGCTGAAATTGAAAACTATTATCCGGCACTCGTTGTACCGAAAGCCAGGGAGATTGGGCCGCAAATTCAGGGTATGTTTGAGCGCGCTTATAAAAGAGGTGTGGGAATCGCGTTTGGTACCGATGCCGGAGTGTTTAAACACGGAGAAAATGCCCGGGAATTCGTTTATATGACGGAAGCCGGAATGCCAGCTATGGAAGCCATCCAAAGTGCTACAATTACCGCTGCTAAAATTTTAAAGAAAGAAAATGAGATCGGCCAGATCGCTGAAGGTTTTTATGCCGATATCATTGCAGTAGATGAAGATCCAACCGAAAATATAGAAACTTTAAAAGATGTAAAATTCGTGATGAAAGAAGGAAAGATCTATAAAAAGTAA
- the egtB gene encoding ergothioneine biosynthesis protein EgtB — translation MQSQEQLLDFFNETRAHSELICSFLETEDYVVQPIEDVSPPKWHLGHTTWFFEEFVLKPNVNNYQLFDENSAYVFNSYYESVGDKVIRTNRGNLSRPTVAWVYEYRNYVSKAMHEFLKNEKISDDLCGVVEIGCHHEKQHQELLLTDIKYILGNNPLFPEYNDQFRENPIQDFKQEWISISEGVYEVGHKFDDFCYDNEQGVHKVYLNDYKISNKLVTNAEFIEFIEAGAYKDVLLWHAEGWDWVNSNNIEAPFYWHKVDGEWHQYTLNGLKKLIPEAPLSHISYYEAFAFAQWKGLRLPTEFEWEAAQQYFKWGDRWEWTESAYSPYPNYTKPEGALGEYNGKFMVNQKVLRGASVATSKNHTRPTYRNFFHPHLRWQFTGLRLAK, via the coding sequence CAATCACAAGAACAATTACTCGATTTTTTTAATGAAACCAGAGCGCATTCTGAACTTATTTGTTCCTTTCTGGAAACTGAAGATTATGTGGTTCAGCCAATAGAAGATGTTTCACCCCCAAAATGGCATCTTGGCCACACCACCTGGTTCTTTGAAGAATTCGTACTAAAACCTAACGTAAATAACTATCAACTTTTTGATGAAAACTCGGCTTACGTTTTCAACAGTTATTATGAAAGTGTAGGCGATAAAGTGATTAGAACCAATCGCGGTAATTTATCGCGCCCAACGGTTGCCTGGGTTTACGAATACCGTAATTATGTTTCTAAAGCGATGCATGAATTTCTAAAAAATGAAAAGATTTCAGATGACTTATGCGGCGTTGTAGAAATTGGTTGCCACCACGAAAAACAACACCAGGAACTTCTTTTAACCGATATTAAATATATCCTCGGGAATAATCCTTTATTTCCTGAATATAATGATCAATTTAGAGAAAACCCTATCCAGGATTTTAAACAGGAATGGATTTCTATTTCTGAAGGCGTTTACGAAGTAGGCCATAAATTTGATGACTTTTGTTATGATAATGAGCAGGGCGTCCACAAGGTTTACCTAAATGATTATAAAATTTCGAATAAACTGGTTACCAATGCCGAGTTTATAGAATTTATTGAAGCTGGAGCTTACAAAGATGTATTGCTATGGCATGCTGAAGGCTGGGATTGGGTAAACTCTAATAACATAGAAGCACCATTTTATTGGCATAAAGTTGATGGAGAATGGCATCAATACACACTAAACGGACTTAAAAAACTAATCCCTGAAGCCCCGCTAAGTCACATTTCTTATTATGAAGCTTTTGCCTTTGCACAATGGAAAGGTTTAAGATTACCTACAGAATTTGAATGGGAAGCAGCACAGCAATATTTTAAATGGGGAGACCGCTGGGAATGGACAGAAAGTGCATATTCCCCCTACCCTAATTACACAAAGCCCGAAGGTGCACTTGGCGAATACAACGGCAAATTTATGGTAAACCAAAAGGTGCTAAGGGGAGCTTCAGTAGCAACTTCTAAAAACCATACCCGCCCAACCTATCGCAATTTTTTTCATCCGCATTTACGCTGGCAATTCACAGGACTAAGACTGGCCAAATAA